The following are from one region of the Oncorhynchus nerka isolate Pitt River linkage group LG8, Oner_Uvic_2.0, whole genome shotgun sequence genome:
- the LOC115133667 gene encoding grpE protein homolog 1, mitochondrial, whose protein sequence is MASWCVRAVKQSYSVVASSSIIRASPRLLCTAAQQKSGQGSEEDQNAEQSAAEKGLAEEKGQLEEQLKEVTDKYKRALADTENLRTRSQKMVEDSKLYGIQRLCKDLLEVADILEKATESVPSEEVSSQKNPHLKNLYDGLVMTDKQMQKVFAKHGLVKLNPDGGQKFDPYEHEALFHAPVEGKEPGTVAIVTKVGYKLHGRTLRPALVGVAKAP, encoded by the exons ATGGCGAGCTGGTGTGTACGAGCTGTAAAACAGAGTTACTCTGTTGTAGCATCTTCTTCAATAATAAG GGCATCCCCACGGCTCCTATGCACAGCAGCCCAGCAGAAAAGCGGCCAGGGGTCGGAGGAGGACCAGAATGCTGAGCAGAGCGCAGCAGAGAAGGGCCTTGCTGAGGAGAAGGGCCAGCTGGAGGAGCAGCTCAAAGAGGTCACG GACAAGTACAAGCGGGCCCTGGCAGACACGGAGAACCTGAGGACGAGGAGTCAAAAGATGGTGGAAGACTCAAAGTTATATG GAATCCAAAGGTTGTGCAAAGACCTGCTGGAGGTGGCGGACATCTTGGAGAAGGCGACGGAGAGCGTGCCCAGTGAGGAGGTGTCCTCTCAGAAGAACCCCCACCTGAAGAACCTGTACGACGGCCTGGTGATGACAGATAAACAGATGCAGAAGGTGTTCGCCAAGCACGGCCTGGTCAAGCTTAACCCAGACGGAGGGCAGAAGTTCGACCCCTATGAGCACGAGGCTCTATTTCACGCCCCTGTGGAGGGTAAAGAGCCCGGCACGGTCGCCATAGTAACCAAGGTGGGCTACAAACTCCACGGGCGCACCCTCCGGCCGGCATTGGTGGGCGTGGCCAAAGCCCCttga
- the LOC115133662 gene encoding LOW QUALITY PROTEIN: transcriptional adapter 2-beta (The sequence of the model RefSeq protein was modified relative to this genomic sequence to represent the inferred CDS: inserted 1 base in 1 codon), whose product MRRSSLTRDTPARRPSLRGTAASNNKXEASNMADLGKKYCVNCLADVTNLRLRCTDCPDIELCPECFSAGAEIGNHRRWHGYQQVDGGRFTLWGPEAEGGWTSREEQSLLDAIEQYGFGNWEDMATHVGASRTPQDVMDHYIGMYIHGNLGKACVPDSIPNRVTDHTCPSGGPLSPSLTTPLPPLDVTLGEQQQLGYMPLRDDYEMEYDQEAEKLISGLSVNYDDEDVEIEMKRAHVDMYVRKLRERQRRKNVARDYNLVPVFLGRDKKEKQSTLGVVGGGGVVVGAVGSLPTPTTPAVTPGAPAVPTVPKRKIPKEEKEQRIKLRGMCQFMAQREFEDLFHNMHKERVLRAKVRELQRYRRNGIARLDEAAEYEAARHKREKRKENKSVATSKTGRGGGTGGGLGGGTGGGGVIKEEGKDGEFPAIENLAGFELLSDREKVLCNSLNLSPTRYLTVKTIIIKDHLQKSQGIPSKSRLPSYLDKVLKKRILSFLTESGWISRDTS is encoded by the exons ATGAGACGCAGTAGTCTGACCAGAGACACTCCAGCACGCAGGCCCTCCCTCCGCGGCACTGCTGCTTCCAACAACA CAGAAGCCAGCAACATGGCCGACCTAGGAAAGAAGTACTGCGTAAACTGCCTTGCAGACGTTACGAATCTGCGGCTTCGCTGTACTGACTGTCCAGATATCGAACTTTGTCCGGAGTGCTTCTCCGCGGGTGCAGAAATCGGTAATCACCGGCGATGGCACGGGTATCAGCAAGTCGACGGCGGGCGCTTCACCCTCTGGGGTCCCGAAGCGGAGGGAGGATGGACTAGCAGGGAAGAGCAGTCGCTCCTCGACGCGATCGAGCAATATGGCTTTGGAAACTGG GAGGACATGGCCACTCATGTAGGGGCATCTCGGACCCCCCAGGACGTCATGGACCACTACATCGGCATGTACATCCATGGCAACCTGGGAAAGGCCTGCGTCCCCGACAGCATCCCCAACCGGGTGACGGATCACACCTGCCCCAGCGGTGGCCCCCTGTCCCCCAGCCTCACCACCCCCCTGCCTCCCCTGGATGTGACCCTGGGCGAGCAGCAACAGCTGGGCTATATGCCGCTCCGCGACGACTATGAGATGGAGTACGACCAGGAGGCGGAGAAGCTCATCAGTGGCCTGTCGGTCAACTACGACGATGAAGACGTGGAGATCGAGATGAAGCGCGCGCACGTGGACATGTACGTGCGCAAGCTCCGCGAGCGCCAGCGCCGCAAAAATGTGGCCCGCGACTACAACCTGGTGCCCGTCTTCCTAGGCCGCGACAAGAAGGAGAAGCAAAGCACGCTGGGAGTTGTAGGTGGTGGTGGCGTCGTTGTCGGAGCGGTGGGGAGCCTTCCGACGCCAACCACTCCCGCGGTGACGCCGGGAGCTCCAGCCGTCCCGACGGTGCCGAAGCGTAAGATCCCCAAGGAGGAGAAGGAGCAGCGGATCAAGTTACGGGGGATGTGCCAGTTCATGGCTCAGCGGGAGTTTGAGGACTTGTTCCACAACATGCACAAGGAGCGCGTGCTGCGCGCCAAAGTACGGGAGCTGCAGCGCTACCGCCGCAACGGTATCGCGCGACTGGACGAGGCGGCCGAGTACGAGGCGGCGAGGCACAAACGGGAGAAACGCAAGGAGAACAAGAGCGTAGCTACCTCGAAAACGGGCCGGGGcggagggacagggggagggcTCGGCGGAGGGACAGGAGGTGGCGGAGTCATCAAAGAGGAGGGCAAGGATGGCGAGTTCCCGGCCATAGAGAACCTGGCGGGCTTCGAGCTGCTGTCAGACCGGGAGAAGGTGCTGTGCAATTCACTTAACCTCAGCCCCACGCGCTACCTGACTGTCAAGACAATCATCATCAAGGACCACCTGCAGAAGAGCCAGGGCATTCCCTCCAAGAGCCGGCTGCCCAGCTACCTAGACAAGGTGCTCAAGAAACGCATCCTCAGCTTCCTCACAGAGAGCGGCTGGATATCCCGGGACACATCCTAA
- the cfap184 gene encoding coiled-coil domain-containing protein 96 yields MDGNAEQKENDPGSNPNIENTELKNDEQLQHTPAEEPLEEGKSTNADYSKNKADTAADEAEEVVAVEQSGQESEKALGEQATEGISAETEGGNPAASEPGEGAGDESPTGPNLPTSETFEEGEVPEMKPLIGERLSREGSLTLEDVDNNNDDEDGPPKLDPGTPEGESSVQVEEKGPSLTKETGPSIDYKEYMNFLYELQAEKDKLSQVNGQLQIKLVEYFRKKTGDDARPEKEKAVSDQEQRYQKYMAIMEDLKWQHRLDSEAAQQQAEELRQQSQEKLGQLETEWSAFMALKRDVAVTALSRRLGKQAAAVEVEQIQGAEQRRQKELVTVRLENIKLKNKTRKFEATLRAKEMLAEGLHLIDFEQLKIENQTYNEKIEERNEELLKLRKKITSTVQVLTHVKEKLQFVQMENQAKRAQLAEVEVVVARKRDVLTRTKQARDGLRMDNLKLRQRCGLLGNEILLRDFEEKVDASDDLVERLEGLKRRHAELILKCAGVKKKLEYTKP; encoded by the coding sequence ATGGATGGGAATGCAGAGCAGAAAGAGAATGACCCTGGGTCCAATCCCAACATTGAAAACACAGAGCTGAAGAACGATGAGCAACTCCAGCATACACCAGCTGAAGAGCCCTTAGAAGAGGGCAAATCCACTAATGCTGATTACAGTAAGAATAAAGCTGACACGGCTGCAGATGAGGCTGAGGAGGTGGTAGCAGTGGAGCAGAGTGGGCAAGAGTCTGAAAAAGCTTTAGGGGAACAGGCAACAGAGGGTATCTCAgctgagacagagggagggaacccaGCCGCTTCTGAGCCAGGAGAGGGCGCTGGAGATGAGTCACCCACAGGACCCAACCTACCAACGAGTGAGACATTCGAAGAGGGAGAGGTCCCGGAGATGAAGCCTCTAATAGGGGAGCGTCTCTCCCGCGAGGGTAGCCTCACACTCGAAGATGTCGACAACAACAATGATGATGAAGACGGACCACCAAAACTAGACCCAGGGACTCCCGAAGGGGAGAGTTCCGTGCAGGTTGAGGAAAAGGGTCCCTCTCTAACCAAAGAGACGGGCCCCAGCATCGACTACAAAGAGTACATGAACTTCCTTTATGAGTTGCAGGCGGAGAAGGACAAACTGAGCCAGGTCAACGGTCAGCTCCAGATCAAGCTGGTGGAGTACTTCCGGAAGAAGACAGGTGATGACGCACGTCCTGAGAAGGAGAAAGCCGTGTCGGACCAGGAGCAGCGCTACCAGAAGTACATGGCCATCATGGAGGACCTGAAGTGGCAGCACCGGCTGGACTCGGAGGCAGCCCAGCAGCAGGCAGAGGAGCTGAGGCAGCAGAGCCAGGAGAAGCTGGGCCAGCTGGAGACCGAGTGGAGCGCTTTCATGGCACTGAAGCGCGACGTGGCCGTGACAGCCCTGAGCCGGCGCCTTGGGAAACAGGCGGCGGCGGTCGAGGTAGAGCAGATCCAGGGGGCCGAGCAGCGGCGCCAGAAAGAGCTGGTCACCGTGCGCCTGGAGAATATCAAGCTAAAGAACAAGACGCGCAAGTTTGAGGCAACACTGCGTGCCAAGGAGATGCTCGCTGAGGGCCTGCACCTCATCGACTTCGAGCAGCTGAAGATAGAGAACCAGACGTATAATGAGAAGATAGAGGAGCGCAACGAGGAGCTCCTTAAACTGCGCAAGAAGATCACCAGCACAGTCCAGGTACTAACCCATGTGAAGGAGAAGCTCCAGTTCGTGCAGATGGAGAACCAGGCCAAGCGGGCCCAGTTGGctgaggtggaggtggtggtggccaGGAAGAGGGATGTGCTGACCAGGACCAAGCAGGCCAGGGATGGCCTCCGTATGGACAACCTGAAGCTGCGCCAGCGCTGCGGACTGCTGGGCAACGAGATCCTGCTGAGGGACTTTGAGGAGAAGGTCGACGCCTCAGACGACctggtggagaggctggaggggctGAAGAGGAGGCACGCAGAGCTCATACTGAAGTGTGCCGGGGTCAAGAAGAAACTGGAGTAcaccaaaccctaa
- the LOC115133666 gene encoding protein piccolo-like, whose translation MMGCLVITGVLLVILQFHPPAAQMESPDTDVEAVRFEEFCLKISDDSHCTTAEPEPRQTVINKEAAESRQLAMSSPSDDKEDITSTRQPAVNSSSLVANFMGIPPDLLELGPIEREGCHCKTWQEHTTDRSLVRSIDFRFPATDVCNSTEIIETLADGRKVCVNTSLTRYLAPLFGPSTDPDWEGTTTPSPNTSAVSSSPTTQTEEQMSMTPPRELSRDFSFDFFFGVSEQGQAHPAPPGHPAPPGPPAPPGPPAPPGPPAPPGPNGSKGRFGQKGPGLQRCMCIEKEARRIGRFISKIQFNAPSSRCNVVEIIATLKTSGQQLCLDATALWVRKILEKLKVQPDSPSTHPPE comes from the exons ATGATGGGTTGTCTCGTGATCACCGGGGTTCTACTTGTGATTCTACAGTTCCATCCTCCAGCAGCTCAGA TGGAGAGCCCAGATACAGATGTGGAGGCCGTGAGATTCGAAGAGTTTTGTCTGAAAATCTCTGATGATTCGCACTGTACAACCGCTGAACCAGAGCCCAGACAAACGGTTATCAACAAGGAGGCAGCTGAGAGCAGACAACTGGCAATGTCTTCCCCGTCGGATGACAAGGAAG ATATAACCTCCACTCGTCAACCGGCTGTCAATTCTTCATCACTTGTGGCAAACTTCATGG GCATCCCACCAGACCTTTTGGAACTGGGGCCGATAGAGAGGGAAGGGTGTCACTGCAAGACGTGGCAAGAACATACAACTGACCGGTCTCTTGTCAGGAGCATAGACTTCAGGTTCCCTGCAACGGACGTGTGTAACTCCACAGAgatcat TGAGACACTGGCAGATGGTAGGAAGGTTTGTGTGAATACCTCTCTCACAAGATACCTTGCACCACTGTTTGG GCCTTCAACTGACCCAGACTGGGAAGGGACCACAACCCCCAGCCCAAACACCTCTGCAGTATCCTCGTccccaaccacacagacagaggaacaaATGAGCATGACACCACCAAGGGAATTAAGCAGGGACTTTTCTTTTGACTTTTTCTTTGGAGTTAGTGAACAGGGACAAGCACACCCAGCACCCCCGGGACACCCAGCACCCCCGGGACCCCCAGCACCCCCGGGACCCCCAGCACCCCCGGGACCCCCAGCACCCCCAGGACCCAATGGGTCCAAAGGACGCTTTGGACAAAAGGG GCCTGGTCTGCAGAGATGCATGTGCATCGAAAAGGAGGCCAGAAGGATAGGAAGGTTCATCTCTAAAATACAGTTTAACGCACCCTCTTCACGCTGCAACGTTGTGGAGATTAT TGCAACTCTGAAGACGTCAGGTCAACAGCTTTGCTTGGATGCCACTGCACTCTGGGTACGCAAAATCCTGGAGAAATTAAAAGTACAACCAGACTCCCCTTCAACACATCCTCCTGAATGA